Part of the Zingiber officinale cultivar Zhangliang chromosome 6A, Zo_v1.1, whole genome shotgun sequence genome, CATTTAGTTATGtttgtcctttgttcctttagaaatggcacgaggacgcccagctagaagggcaccagctactgagccccagtatgtggcaggcagttcagtgcctcccccagaccttacagcagtagtggctcagttacagaagcagctagcagaacagcaacaggagatagccaccttaaaggcaaatcagcagaatactcccactgtcaccccggaaccaaatatagcaaccccagtagttatagaggttccaccagtccagcctacagcaccagtagccccagcaacagaggcaaagagagaagcctatctgatctagtggcagagggtcaagcccgagaacttctcaggcaccagtgaaccatgggatgcccaagcctggttcaaaacactggagagtacgatggagcttttggactggccagagcatgaaaaagtgaagtgcgcctccttctgcttgacaggagatgcatgtatgtggtgggagagaattagagcgaagcgcccagtgaaccagatgacatgggctgatttcgagaaagaattcttcgaggagttctttcacatgcgggtcacaaaccgccactacgatgagttcactgagtttcgtcagggcaacctatcagttgaggaagctgtgaagaaattcaatagactggctcgtctatgccctgaactagtcagcatagaaaaagaacgagtccggttgatgctcaagatgctgaggccggaaatagcaatgaacgtgactggcggcgttcataggccgcaaaccaccgaagaactagtcagcagtgctctgaccaccgagcactaccagaataatatcaagcagcagaagtaaGTCTTCTCAGAGCCCAAAggacaaggaggctcaggtactcagaaacaacagggccacagctctaactggaaagggaactccagcaacaagcgcaaaccagggagttacccaaagggaggaccagccagcaaacaacctagttatcccaaatgtgctacttgtgggaaatttcacccaggagtttgtcgcaagggtacacgaggatgctttgaatgtggacaggaagagcgtatggctaagcaatgcccgaacaagacaagtcttcctcaaccacagctgaTACAGTATGGAggtcagccagcacagctacatcagatgcaggccattttagatggtccacacatcatccagggcagactagaagcccctccagctacgacaaatgcgaggatctactccttaaccagagaggacgtagcgaatgcctcgacagttgttacatgtcagatcagtattttacagcaacgtacaactgtcttattcgataccggggcaacccattcttatgtatctagggcattttccgaaaagttagcaatacctccagaggtactccgtggtcggtttttgacaacactaccttcaggagaaattatggcatccacgcactggctcagagcagtgccagtcattatagcagacagagagctcttttgtgatatgatagtgctagatatgactgattatgatgtcatatttggaatggacttcttaaTCAGaaacggtgcctctatcgagtgtcgtaaacagaaagtcatattccaacctgaagcaggagtacaatttgagtatagcggagaaccaaagagaaaagcgaagaaatttctctcagctctgaaggcatagaaattgttagattcaggatgcacgggatttttagcgcatgtagtcaatgccagtcaggacaaggaccaacagctagcagaggtctgagtcgtatgtgactacccagcagtcttccctgaagagttaccaggcctagcaccaaacagggagattgaatttgagatagaactcattcccggtacgaatcctatctccaaagcaccttatcgcatggctccagcagaactgaaggaacttcaggagcaattacaggagctgcttgacaaaggtttcatacaccctagtcactcaccatggggagcgcctgtattgttcgtgaagaagaaggacgggagcatgcgcctgtgcatagactaccgggcactgaaccaagtcaccatcaagaacaggtatcctcttcccagaatagatgacctgtttgatcagctaaagggagcagcagtgttctctaagatagacctcagatcaggttatcatcagatgaaagttaaagaagggaatatacccaagacaacattcaggactagatacggacattatgagttcgtagtcatgccctttggcgtgacaaatgctccggctactttcatggacctcatgaacagagtatttagggactacctagatagatttgttattgtgtttatcgataacattcttatctattcaggaactcaggaagaacacgtagagcacctgagaatagtattgcagacccttcagcagaaccagctgtacgccaagttcacgaaatgtgaattttggttagatcaggtgtccttcctgggtcacatcatctcaaaggatggtatcatggtagaccccagtaaaatagaagctgtgagtaactggaaaagacccaagaacgccagtgagatcaggagctttttgggactagcaggctattacagaaaatttgtagaggacttctccagaatagcctccccacttacagctctcaccaagaagaacagaaaatttcagtggacagaggactgcgagaacagcttcagcgagttaaagaggagattgaccagtgctcccattttgactctaccagaaaacacagacagctttgatatttatagtgacgcctctaaattgggactaggagcagtattgatgcaaaatggcaaggtgatcgcctatgcctccagacaactcaaggaatatgagaagaattacactactcatgaccttgagcttgcaacagtagtgttcgctctcaaaatttggagacattacttgtatggagctcagtgcagagtgtatacagatcatcaaagtctgaagtacttATTCACTCAGAATgatctgaatatgcggcagcgcaaatggctagagctggtcaaagattatgacatagacatcctctaccacccaggaaaagctaataaggtagcagacgcacttaatagaaagtccagtgctaccttactatccctagcagccatgtcaccgcccctacagaaggagatcacagatttcagtctcgaacttatagtgggacagctctctactatgacattagaatccaccttgcttggtgacatccagacagctcagggacaggatcctgaaattcaaaaaatcaagcaaggactagcaggatcaggaagtggagagttcagagtatcggatagtggggcattatatttcggtgacagactatgtgttccagatcaggaggaactatgaagaaagattttagatgaggctcacaggactccttatgcgatgcatccaggttccaccaagatgtaccaagatctaaagaaacgtttttgatggtccgggatgaaaagagacatcgctagatatgttaacacctgtctgacctgtcagagggtcaaggcagaacatcagagaccaggaggagttctgcagcctattcagattccagaatggaagtggaaagatatttccatggacttcatagtgggtctacccagaaccacgaatggttttgataccatctgggtaatagtcgacagattgactaaatcagcccacttcttagctatcaggatatcctactccatggaacagctagctcagttgtatctcaaggagatcgtcagactacatggagtcccacgaaccattatatcagatagagacagtaggttcacctctcacttctgggagtgtgtacagtcagcgttgggcactaagttaaaattcagcacaaccttccatcctcagacaaatggtcagacggagcgagtaaatcaggtacttgaagatatgctccgagcatgtgccctagacttcaaaggaagttggtgcaaatacctgagtttagcagaatttgcatacaacagcagctatcaggccactatcggtatggcaccttacgaggctctctatgggcggaggtgtagatctccaatctgctggtatgagagtggtgaacagaaagaattagaacttcagacagatctagtagcagataccacagcagctatacagcagatccgccagaggatagagacagctcagagccgccagaaaagctatgctgatacacggcgcagacctttagagttttcagttggggatacagtattcctcagagtggctcccatgaagggagtaatgcgttttgggaagaagggcaaactaagtcccagatatgtgggaccataccttatcactagaagagttggcaaggtagcatatgagctagagctaccacaggagatgtcagcaatccataatgtatttcatgtctctatgctgaagaagcatatcccagatgccacccaggtgattgagccccagtcggtaccagtccgcgaagacctcagctatgacagtcggcctattcagataatagaccaagcagttaagaaattacggaacaatgaggtaccattagtaaaagttatttggcaagatcacaccacagaagagacaacatgggagacagaagctagtatgagacagaagtacccagagttattctaagttcgaggataaactttttataaggtatgggggataataacgcccgaaaaattctcaaaattattttagaaatattctatgaatttcctggaattttagaatatttttatggaatttttagagtagcggaagtagcaaaaacaaatagaagagaaaatagcctatgcgggaattgaacccgagacctaggaggctctatgtcttatagatagctttagtaaccaagtgaacccagcagagccgtgttgaaaagaaagggaatcagttatatttatatttgagttgggccgaattacccacttaatataaataggaattttaagtgaggagttattatttttcatcgggaactttctctcctcaaaccctcaccgccgaacccctttcttccgcaccctctcttcacgccaaagccaaggaaaggctagggttccgtcccaaaggctccaagaacaccttccggcgacaattccggcacgaggacgctcctctccgagagaagagcacgtagacgcgaggagatcgtctccaccggaaaactagcgactagattcgtaagaacactagagcaggaggtaagaaacccctcacctgcagtataagtagctttcgtatgatcgTGTGCCTTTAAAtttgctatatgcagatttttgtcgacatacagggtgtatttaaccctcctcacagatttagggattagtcgagcatctctagatgggtcggacatgtttttccccctttagttggaggttctaaacgttgtcgggtgcctagaggtgatctccttaatagagaggagagatgacgtacaccaagtgttcgataaaataaccaGTACAGTTTTAGAcagtttaacagctcagttaaatgcaacagaAACACTTAAGATAGTATAGTAGTCTTGTTTCagtttttacaggactagatgtccaatgggtgggctcccacagtcgcctctaggttcagacaacctagttctaggtttagacaacctagtaagagcaagacaagcattattagcttatgttcagtattttacttttagcaatggcactgtactggatcagatatccattgggttgggctcccacagtcgtccctaggtttagataacctagtaaaccctactaaattcgggacttgcaaacccgggtctagttagggatgcgcgcatagcaagtacagttgccgagcccaaacagcagcatgattattattttaacctatttatgaaaatagttttcaaaacttcacaaatagttatgtgaattcagtatagctttagcattagtttagaattagctcagctcagtttttgtatcagttaattttctattgatacaatatgatagcttatgttagcacttgttgccatgactagtttgtttgtatgtcatgctatgcttttacatgtttagtatatatttcaaatagcatgttttaaaagcatgatttcatcgtatgcatgtttttgtgaggtagatggtttcttactaagctctcaaggttacaaatactcttttccttatactgcagataaaggtaaaggaaagatggactagcggaggctggaggtcaatgcaaggaagatgtgtgtggatggaacctggaataaagaccttggaagaactagaacattttagaacttagtgtttcttatcatgttactctttgcttatttagttatctaaatgcatggaattatagaaaatctgcttagattgttagtgacCATGTTTAGGATgctagttgtttgctattagaatgttCTCCAGTTATTGTAGAACTTATGTATGTGatcttggcacgaaacagtgctgaaatcagagctttgctgcgaaatcagaaaccccaatcgatcagcggatcgattgggggccctcaatcgatcagcggatcgattgggagcctggtaccgcgaacagtaagtttctggatcgatcagccgatcgatccagtcgcattctgtcgcaaacagagagttcagggatcgatcgttcgatcgatcgggaaatcgctcccgcgaacagagagcgctggaatcgatcactggatcgattggccagtctggatcgatcagccgatcgattcaaaatattaccccgagcacagtagcaatctgaatcgatccatggatcgatccaacagcttgcaatcgattcagttgaatctgaatcgattgggaagctgggtttcgaccaagaaaccctGTAATTCAactccttgaccataagggatgtaggatatgccacgtATACCTTAGAtcgcatcccttagcacatgtagaacaagGAAATGGTATTAGTTAGCAAGGTTTTAAAGTAGTTCAGCTTTCCGCACCTTAAAaatagtttagcacaacataatgtgacggtccggccttacagcctagccagtaggaggCGGATCGTCACAGATGTTGGACGTTACAGGAGACGAAGGGGTTCGTCTCTCTCGTTGCTGCAAATGCCTCTTTGCTGCatacgccaaggagacgaaggggtgtcctttccccttcgtcttcctcaacctTCCTATAAAAGGAGCGTTCAAGCAATGGAAATCTGAGACGCAGCAGAAGGTGATGCGAAGGTGATCAAAGAGGGACAAGCAAAGCTATGAGGTGATTTGGTCGAACAAAAGAGAACGTTCAAAGACTAGGATTTGACTCGTGAACCTTGAAACACTTTCCGATTACTCGTGATCGTGTTTCCCATAGCAACGACATCCGACGGTTTTACAATTTCTTCGAGAGATCATTGTGAATAGTTACcactttaatttattttatttcatgCTCTCAAAGATACAACACGCTCCTTCCAAATTCTAATCATAATGAGGTTGAAGACGAAGTAGAGTAGTCAACTCTAACTCCTCTTGTCTGGAAGAATCGTTGTTGAAGGCTAAGACAATAAAGAATCATCGTAAGTATATGCGTACAGTGAAATCGGCATCACAAGTTTCTCTCATAAGACTGGATGAGGATGAAAACCTATTTAGTCTTTCGTAGAGATCTCTATGTCGAATGGACTAGACCACCTATGGCAGTATCAGAAACCATCACAAGTATCACTCCAACTAAGTAATTGATCGAGCCAAGTAAAGCACAAGACTCAATCCTATCGAAGAATCATGTTCATTGATTTAGCTGGCAGGGGAGCTCAAAATTGGAGGGTTGACGTAGGGGCCACTGAGCCACCCTCGGGCGATGATGCGGTGCGCGGTCTCCGTCATGTGGATCCCGTCCCAGCTCACATGGGCCGAGATGTCGGAGCACACGGTCGAGCCATTTTGGTCGCACTTGGCTTCCAGATTGAAGTTGTATTTACTCATTCCGGGAGCTCCACAGCAGGTCCTCAGggctccagctttaaatcctgttcAGTTCCAAACAGAGTCAAGGCATCTTGTGCTAATCACAAAATAAAAattcattataaatattttttaacaaataaagcATTAAgagttattaaaattaattttgagatggggagagagagaaagaggaaggtTCCAGAACCCACCGTATTTGAGAGGATCGGTGACAAAATCGAAGATCTGGGCGTAGAAGTCGGCGTAACGGATCGAGACGGCCGGGTACTTCTTCCGAAGCTGGTCGAGCTGCCGCCTGAGATCGGCGTTGTGGTACCAAGCCAGGGCATTGAACTTCCTCAGGCAGCCAGTACGGGGGCCGTATTCGGCCGGATCGGAGGAGTCGGAGAGCGTGAGGTAGAGGGGGAAGCAGCCGACTGGCAGCACCGAAGGCACGATGAGATCCACCGCGCCGAGGCCGATCAATCTCTGTCCGTCAATAATAAACTTCAGTTTCACAGTCTGGAAATTTCGATATCGACGCATTTCAGCTATGAAAAAGGAAAGAGAAACGGATTTGGATTACTTCGATGCCGTCGGCGACAACTCGCGTGACATGGGGCACGAAAGAGGTCACTTTAGTGATCGACCATCCGCCGAAGAGGCCGGTGTTGTAGTCGTTACCTCCGAACTCGCCGACGACCAGAAGCGATTTGCTCAAGAAATCCTTGCAATCTGCAAAAGGAATCTTACAGGAATGAGGAAGACAGTTCGATCGTCGCTGGGGAGAGAGATAGCGCGAGTGGCGAGACCTTGGGGAGAGCCGCAAATGGAAGGGAGCAACTTCTGGAACTGATCGATCTGCTCGTGGATGGAGGCATTCACATGGAGCCCATGGCTGAGGCCGCGCTGGtggaagaagtcgaagggcaaggcCGGGGCGGCGATGAAGGCGAAGTTAGCGCCGCGGTGAAAGTTCGTGTTGTTGGCGGTGCTGGGCGGCAGGTGCGGCAGTCCGATCCCTTCGGCTAGAGGAAGCAGATCGAGAAGGGAGAGCCATCAGAAAGAGGGGAAAgggtaaaaaaacataaaaagggGGATGGGTTGGGGTTTCACCTATGAAATCAATGACGAGGCGACCGTCGGAGCAGCGGCCGGTATGGTGGCCGAAGTAGGTCATGCCGTAGGGGAGGCCTGCGAGGACGACGTTGCCTGTGTCAGAGAGGGAGTCACCGAAGTTGAAGAGGGCGTTGTAGTGCTGAGCGGAGGCGGGATGGGAGGGGAAGAAGCAGaggaggatgaggaagaagaacgGCTTCCCCATCGCTGCCGCTGCCTTATCTTGCTTCTCTTCGTGGGCTTTTCCGAATATCCCTAAAcaccttttaaatttttatttgtgcACTATAATACAAAATTTTAAaggacatttttaaaaattaaacaattgTTAAATAATAAATGTGAAGATGGAGTTTGCCTAACCAtggagacttttttttttttggctccaCGTGCTGAGATTGTTTTTTTATGTATTTATTATGTGTGGGTGTGTTTTAATTACCAAGACTTGTGGAGTTAAAATGAAAAACAGCACAGTTAAAATATGTGCAGTATTCTTGTGATGTACAATAATGTCTTGAGATTTAATTTGATCCGTCCGATCAGCAATGAAACATGGGGACAGAGGGAAATggagacagaggatccgaactagtAATTGGATAGTTCGAATTCTCTGTCCTCATTTCCCTTTGTCCCCGTATCCCATTGCTGATCAGACGGATCAGATTAAATCTTAAGGTATCATGACATTTTTAAAATATGTGCAGTATTCTCATGATGTGCAATGATGCTttgagatttaatctgatccGTCAGATCGGCAATGGAACATGGGGACAGAGGGAAATGGGGACAGAGAATCCGAACTAGTAATTGGATAGTTCGAATCCTCTGTCCCCATTTTCCTTTGTCCCCGTATCCCATTGTTGATCAGACGGATCAGATTAAATCTTAAGGCATcatgatatttttaaaatatgtgtAGTATTCTCGTGATGTGCAATGATACCTTAAgatttaatctgatccgtccgatcaaCAATGGAACACGGGGACAGAGGgaaatggggacagaggatccAAACTGGTAATTAAATCAAGTCAgattctataaatttaatattaaaattatttttttttcatttaaaagttaatttatgaGTTTACTAACggacatgttcacgagctaatgaATCTGAGTattataaaatttgaaattgatttatttatcttaacaaggttcattaaacgagctcaaacaaaTTTtgatcgaatcgagcttcgaataattTATGAGTGATTTGGTTCATTTATACTCCTAGTTAAATAACCAATAGGTggactaaaaataaatatatttatcacattaatttataaaaataaataaaataaaatatgtataCAATAATATGCTAAGAAATTCAACATCCTTGAATATCCGGATAA contains:
- the LOC121996602 gene encoding GDSL esterase/lipase At1g28600-like; amino-acid sequence: MGKPFFFLILLCFFPSHPASAQHYNALFNFGDSLSDTGNVVLAGLPYGMTYFGHHTGRCSDGRLVIDFIAEGIGLPHLPPSTANNTNFHRGANFAFIAAPALPFDFFHQRGLSHGLHVNASIHEQIDQFQKLLPSICGSPQDCKDFLSKSLLVVGEFGGNDYNTGLFGGWSITKVTSFVPHVTRVVADGIERLIGLGAVDLIVPSVLPVGCFPLYLTLSDSSDPAEYGPRTGCLRKFNALAWYHNADLRRQLDQLRKKYPAVSIRYADFYAQIFDFVTDPLKYGFKAGALRTCCGAPGMSKYNFNLEAKCDQNGSTVCSDISAHVSWDGIHMTETAHRIIARGWLSGPYVNPPILSSPAS